In one window of Nomascus leucogenys isolate Asia chromosome 1a, Asia_NLE_v1, whole genome shotgun sequence DNA:
- the PTGER2 gene encoding prostaglandin E2 receptor EP2 subtype, producing the protein MGNASNDSRSEDCETRQWLPPGESPAISSVMFSAGVLGNLIALALLARRWRGDAGCSAGRRSSLSLFHVLVTELVFTDLLGTCLISPVVLASYAQNQTLVALAPESRACTYFAFAMTFFSLATMLMLFAMALERYLSIGHPYFYQRRVSRSGGLAVLPVIYVVSLLFCSLPLLDYGQYVQYCPGTWCFIRHGRTAYLQLYATLLLLLIVAVLACNFSVILNLIRMHRRSRRNRCGPSLGSGRGGPGARRRGERVSMAEETDHLILLAIMTITFAVCSLPFTIFAYMNETSSRKEKWDLQALRFLSINSIIDPWVFAILRPPVLRLMRSVLCCRISLRTQDATQTSCSTQSDASKQAEL; encoded by the exons ATGGGCAATGCCTCCAATGACTCCCGGTCTGAGGACTGCGAGACGCGACAGTGGCTTCCCCCGGGCGAAAGCCCAGCCATCAGCTCCGTCATGTTCTCGGCCGGCGTGCTGGGGAACCTCATAGCACTGGCGCTGCTGGCGCGCCGCTGGCGGGGAGACGCGGGGTGCAGCGCCGGCCGCAGGAGCTCCCTCTCCTTGTTCCACGTGCTGGTGACCGAGCTAGTGTTCACTGACCTGCTCGGGACCTGCCTCATCAGCCCCGTGGTACTGGCTTCGTACGCGCAGAACCAGACCCTGGTGGCACTGGCTCCCGAGAGCCGCGCGTGCACCTACTTCGCTTTCGCCATGACCTTCTTCAGCCTGGCCACGATGCTCATGCTCTTCGCCATGGCCCTGGAGCGCTACCTCTCGATCGGGCACCCCTACTTCTACCAGCGCCGCGTCTCGCGCTCCGGGGGCCTGGCCGTGCTGCCTGTCATCTATGTCGTCTCCCTGCTCTTCTGCTCGCTGCCGCTGCTGGACTACGGGCAGTACGTCCAGTACTGCCCCGGGACCTGGTGCTTCATCCGGCACGGGCGGACCGCTTACCTGCAGCTGTACGccaccctgctgctgcttctcatcGTCGCAGTGCTCGCCTGCAACTTCAGTGTCATACTCAACCTCATCCGCATGCACCGCCGAAGCCGGAGAAACCGCTGCGGACCTTCCCTGGGCAGTGGCCGGGGCGGCCCCGGGGCCCGCAGGAGAGGGGAAAGGGTGTCCATGGCGGAGGAGACGGACCACCTCATTCTCTTGGCTATCATGACCATCACCTTCGCCGTCTGCTCCTTGCCTTTCACG ATTTTTGCATATATGAATGAAACCTCTTCCCGAAAGGAAAAGTGGGACCTCCAAGCTCTTAGGTTTTTATCAATTAATTCAATAATTGACCCTTGGGTCTTTGCCATCCTTAGGCCTCCTGTTCTGAGACTAATGCGTTCAGTCCTCTGTTGTCGGATTTCATTAAGAACACAAGATGCAACACAAACTTCCTGTTCTACACAGTCAGATGCCAGTAAACAGGCTGAACTTTGA